DNA sequence from the Oxalobacteraceae sp. CFBP 8761 genome:
TTTGCAAAATGGAATCCGCTGGATTCTAACGGATTTTAGTCAATGTCATCACAGGGAGTAATGTCATTTTCTCGACAAAATGCATCAATTAACGTTCGGCAACCCTCAAATATCTTCTTCTTCCAAATCGCTTACTAAATTCTGATAAATGAATTCTATGAGCACTACGGGTGAGCCAATCCAGAGTTTGATCAAGTGATATTTTGTGATATTTTTTTATGGAAATATAAAAGTCTACATGGATGTATTTCTAATTTTTCCCAAGTAAGAAAGGCGTTAAAGTTCGCCTGGAATAACCCTGCATCAGCCATTTTGCATAGAAAATTGCATGATTGTTAAAACCTGCGCATGGTTATCCGTCGTATTGATTAATTATTATCTTCGACTGAGTGGCTCGGAAAGATGTTCTTATCCCATTGACGTCAGGTTTGTTATATAGGCCACGGTAGCCGGAATTTTTTGACAATGATTTAGATACAGAGATGTTCTGACCTGACGACGGATTACCCAATTTGGGTCACGCACAGGCAAACCCGCATGGCCTACGGGCGTCGGATTTTTGCACAGGTGTTATTTAGGGAATTCACGCCGATGCCTGCAGCAAGAAGACGCGACAGGATCTGCGAAACAGTACTAACAGATGCTCATGCGGATCGGCTTACCCGAAGGGCATCCAGGTTACTTGGAACCTGGCGACGCCAGGCGTTATCCAAAGCAACCAGAGCGTGACCAAAACGCAAAAAGCCCACGAACCGAAATTCGTGGGCTTCTCGATAATTCTTGGTAGGCCGTGCGGGATTCGAACCTGCGACCAACGGATTAAAAGTCCGCTGCTCTACCAGCTGAGCTAACGACCCAAGGAGGCAGCATTATAGCGGGCGATCCGGCATCGCGCTAGGTCTCTCGCATAAATTTCTTTGAGGAACTGCTCAAGACAACGCCGACGTCACCTTCAGCACCTCGTCCGCCGTGGTCACGCCTTCGACCACCTTCATCGCGCCGGCAATGCGCAGTGGCTTCATGCCATCGAGAACACTCTGCTGGCGCAGCGCCACCAGGTCGCCCGCACCCCGCATCAGCTTGCCAAATCCCTCGCTCACGCTCAACAGCTCATAAATCCCGGTCCGCCCCCGATACCCGGTCTGCCGGCATTCTGGGCAACCAATCGGCCGGTATACGATCGCAGGCTTGGGAATCTTCCACGCACCGCCAACGCTGTCCCACACATCGTCGCTCAACTCGCCACCGGGCGTCTTGCAGGCAGGGCAGAGCGTGCGCACCAGGCGCTGGGCCATCACGCCGATCAGGGTGGCTTCGAGCAGGTAATCCGGCACGCCCAGTTCGATCAGGCGCATCACCGCTGATGGGGCGTCGTTCGTGTGCAGCGTCGAGAACACCAGGTGCCCGGTCAGCGCGGCCTGGATCGCCATCTCAGCCGTCGGCAGGTCGCGAATCTCGCCGACCATGATGATGTCCGGGTCCTGGCGCATCAGCGAGCGCACGCCGTCGGCGAACGACAAATCGATTCCCGGCTGCACCTGCATCTGGTTGAAGGCCGGTTCGACCATCTCGATCGGGTCTTCCACCGTGCAGACATTGACTTCGCTTGTCGCCAGCGCCTTGAGTGTCGTGTACAGCGTCGTGGTCTTGCCCGAGCCAGTTGGGCCGGTCACGAGGATGATGCCGTGCGGGCGCTTAGTCAGGCGATCCCAGCGCAGGGCGTCGTCAGCCGGAAAGCCCAGCTCGGGCAATGTCTTGACGACGACTTCAGGGTCGAAAATACGCATCACGAGCTTTTCCCCGAACGCGGTGGGCATCGTCGACAGGCGCAATTCGACTTCCTGGCCGCCGGCGGTGCGGGTTTTGATGCGGCCATCTTGCGGGCGGCGCTTTTCAATGACGTCCATCCGCCCCAGCAATTTGATCCGCGCCGTCATCGCAATCATGACCACGGCCGGTACCTGGTAGACCTGGTGCAGCACGCCGTCGATGCGAAACCGTACGACAGCAAATTCACGCTTCGGTTCCAGATGAATGTCCGAGGCGCGCTGCTCGAAGGCGTAACCCCACAGCCAGTCGACGATATTGACGATGTGCTGGTCGTTGGCATCGAACTGCTTGTTCGCTTTGCCCATTTCGACCAGCTGCTCGAAGTTGTTGCGCATCGCGACGTCTTGCCCACTGCTGCGGTTGGCGTCGCGGATCGACTTGGCCAGTGCAAAGAATTGCGAAATATACTGGGCGATGTCGAGCGGATTGGCCAGCACCAGTTCAATGCGGCGCCGCGCGACTTTCGCGATCTCGGCTTCCCATTCTGTCAGCGCCGGATCGGCCGTGGCCACCACCAGCGTCGTGGCCGTCATTTCCACCGGCAGAATATTGAAGCGCGCCGCATAGCCGGCCGACATCACATCGGCCACTTTCGTGAAATCGATCTTGAGAGGATCGATCCGGATGAAGGGCAGGCCGACCTTGGCCGCGCACCATTCGGTCAGCACGTCCAGCGTGAGCAGGCGATTGGGGGGCAGTTCCGAAACCAGCTTGCATTGCGCGACCGCCGTAAGCGGGTGCATCGAGCCGGGCGCATTCTTGAGAATGCCCTGGGCTTGGGCAAATTGCGCCCTGACGTTGTCCTTCGTGACGATCCCGTCGGCCAGCAGCCACGAAAAAATCGATTGCAGGTCGAGCTTGCGCAGACTGGCGGGTTTTTGCGGGATGGCGTTCACGGTGGCCCTTGGCAAATCAATCGGTGGCGAACAATCCCTTGACCCAGGACGCGGCGGGCAACTTGGTCTGGAGTTTGATCTGCGCTGCCCGTTTGGTCAGCGCGTCCTCGTCGAGCGTGGGGCGGGTCTTGAAGCACAGCGCGACCACATTACCATCGTGCACCTCGGGCAGGCACAGCACGTGGCCGAAGGCGAACTTCATGGCCTTGAGGTTCTTGGCAAAGCTCGGGTGGTCACCAAACAGGTTGACGGTCATGATGCCGTCGTCGGTCAGGCAATTGGCGCAGGCCACATAGAACTCGGGCGTGTCGAGTACCGGGCCGCGCGCGGTAGCGTCGTAGAGGTCGCATTGGAACACGTCGAACGCGTTGTGGTGTTCTGGGTCTTCGACGAAGTCCAGCGCATCCATCTCGAGCACCGTCAGGCGTTCGTCCAGGCCCGGCAGCTTGAACATCGAGTTGCAGATGGCGATGACCGACGGGTTCAGTTCGATGGCGGTGACGGTGGCCTCGGGAAACTGG
Encoded proteins:
- the tadA gene encoding Flp pilus assembly complex ATPase component TadA; the protein is MNAIPQKPASLRKLDLQSIFSWLLADGIVTKDNVRAQFAQAQGILKNAPGSMHPLTAVAQCKLVSELPPNRLLTLDVLTEWCAAKVGLPFIRIDPLKIDFTKVADVMSAGYAARFNILPVEMTATTLVVATADPALTEWEAEIAKVARRRIELVLANPLDIAQYISQFFALAKSIRDANRSSGQDVAMRNNFEQLVEMGKANKQFDANDQHIVNIVDWLWGYAFEQRASDIHLEPKREFAVVRFRIDGVLHQVYQVPAVVMIAMTARIKLLGRMDVIEKRRPQDGRIKTRTAGGQEVELRLSTMPTAFGEKLVMRIFDPEVVVKTLPELGFPADDALRWDRLTKRPHGIILVTGPTGSGKTTTLYTTLKALATSEVNVCTVEDPIEMVEPAFNQMQVQPGIDLSFADGVRSLMRQDPDIIMVGEIRDLPTAEMAIQAALTGHLVFSTLHTNDAPSAVMRLIELGVPDYLLEATLIGVMAQRLVRTLCPACKTPGGELSDDVWDSVGGAWKIPKPAIVYRPIGCPECRQTGYRGRTGIYELLSVSEGFGKLMRGAGDLVALRQQSVLDGMKPLRIAGAMKVVEGVTTADEVLKVTSALS
- a CDS encoding spermidine synthase; translated protein: MLIKRKSIEQAESSRRPSRKPKYAPVTLSEQEGVRYLHFGTEWVQGAMRIRKPDWPELEYAQQMMAWMLFIESPRAIVQLGLGAATMTKFCYRQFPEATVTAIELNPSVIAICNSMFKLPGLDERLTVLEMDALDFVEDPEHHNAFDVFQCDLYDATARGPVLDTPEFYVACANCLTDDGIMTVNLFGDHPSFAKNLKAMKFAFGHVLCLPEVHDGNVVALCFKTRPTLDEDALTKRAAQIKLQTKLPAASWVKGLFATD